One stretch of Arachis duranensis cultivar V14167 chromosome 1, aradu.V14167.gnm2.J7QH, whole genome shotgun sequence DNA includes these proteins:
- the LOC107479134 gene encoding isoflavone reductase homolog produces the protein MKNAMEPGRVSFDEKMTVRKAIEDANIPFTYISANCFAGYFAGNLSQMGTLLPPKDKVLIYGDGNVKVVYMDEDDIATYTIKTIDDPRTLNKTVYLRPPENILTQRELIEMWEKLIQRKLNKSFLSKQELLSSMEGLDYASQVGVGHYYHIFYEGCLTNFEIGDEGVEASELYPEVTYTRMNEYLKLYL, from the exons ATGAAAAATGCAATGGAACCAGGAAGAGTCTCTTTTGACGAAAAAATGACGGTGAGAAAAGCAATAGAGGATGCCAACATCCCTTTTACTTACATCTCTGCCAACTGTTTTGCGGGATATTTTGCTGGTAATCTCTCTCAGATGGGAACTCTTTTACCTCCAAAAGACAAGGTCCTTATCTATGGAGATGGCAATGTTAAAG TTGTTTATATGGATGAAGATGATATTGCGACATACACAATAAAGACAATTGATGATCCTCGAACATTGAATAAGACGGTGTACCTAAGGCCGCCAGAAAACATTCTCACCCAGAGAGAGCTCATTGAGATGTGGGAGAAACTCATACAAAGGAAACTAAACAAGTCTTTCTTATCCAAGCAAGAACTTCTTTCTTCTATGGAAg GTTTGGATTATGCAAGCCAAGTGGGAGTGGGCCATTACTACCACATATTCTATGAAGGGTGTTTGACAAACTTTGAAATAGGAGATGAGGGAGTAGAAGCCTCAGAGCTTTATCCAGAGGTGACATACACACGCATGAATGAATACCTAAAATTATacctataa